Proteins from a single region of Trichomycterus rosablanca isolate fTriRos1 chromosome 16, fTriRos1.hap1, whole genome shotgun sequence:
- the tmigd1 gene encoding transmembrane and immunoglobulin domain-containing protein 1: MSAGTTLSLLTPPVEFKLVLAVRHCLHTFKKVYDLTIQSNPPTNGGFIQTEPESTVSLTCTVDGSAGAELQWYRNGRLVNLKKGNNWDVSHLCVEPVTKGDNGAIFTCKLKTNPDVNTFIQLEVNYPPNLNGTEEVLAGEKSDIVLSCDVQANPSVTVVWKKDSELLDLSLSNYKTSNNGITAALYISNINHKIHQAVYSCETTSSIYGVKSKNFKVIVGDEVMKFPLGPAIAGVVILFFTFLLAVFSRWKKIVKCFKKD, translated from the exons atgtcaGCAGGTACGACTCTGTCCCTGCTTACCCCACCTGTAGAATTTAAATTGGTGCTGGCAGTACGTCACTGTTTGCACACCTTTAAAAAGGTGTATGACC TCACCATTCAGTCCAATCCACCAACAAATGGAGGCTTCATTCAGACAGAACCAGAGAGTACAGTGTCTCTGACCTGCACTGTTGATGGATCTGCTGGTGCAGAACTACAATGGTACAGAAATGGACGACTGGTGAATCTCAAAAAGGGAAACAACTGGGATGTGAGCCACCTGTGTGTGGAACCAGTCACCAAAGGCGATAATGGAGCCATCTTTACTTGCAAGTTAAAGACTAATCCTGATGTGAATACCTTCATCCAACTGGAAGTCAACT ATCCCCCTAACCTAAATGGCACAGAAGAAGTCCTGGCTGGAGAGAAAAGTGACATTGTTCTCTCATGTGATGTTCAGGCTAATCCATCAGTAACAGTAGTGTGGAAAAAGGATAGTGAGCTTTTGGACCTTTCTCTTAGTAACTACAAAACCAGCAATAATGGAATTACAGCTGCACTTTATATTTCAAACATTAACCATAAAATCCATCAGGCTGTGTACAGCTGTGAGACCACCTCGTCTATATATGGAGTAAAAAGCAAGAACTTCAAGGTCATTGTTGGAG atgaagTGATGAAGTTTCCCCTGGGGCCTGCAATTGCTGGCGTGGTGATCCTCTTCTTTACATTTCTGCTCGCTGTGTTCTCCAGATGGAAGAAGATTGTAAAG TGCTTTAAAAAAGATTGA
- the LOC134330347 gene encoding uncharacterized protein LOC134330347 isoform X4, giving the protein MSSSITSGVTELSSTVSGMWRSHSVLSESEGESSPENVQQFRKMRSSTSLNSLRMSLRKRFPLKSVQPNTIIPENPTCESLQINKKPSTVTQIKRTAKNSIGNAYQKFQKINTSREEYLVRTPGKTAENKCTASATRTPKRQVMTPRCTPRSGTKRMPKAAATPESSDAAVRAVRTGGTRRQLVRMAALRSPFASPNTINRRRELDQDLDCVSKGLMKLKRLSMAFDDVIGRQER; this is encoded by the exons ATGTCATCATCTATAACAAGTGGTGTGACTGAGCTCAGCTCCACAGTGTCTGGGATGTGGCGTTCCCACAGTGTGCTTTCTGAATCGGAGGGCGAGAGTTCCCCAGAGAATGTGCAGCAGTTCCGCAAGATGCGCTCCTCCACCTCACTGAATTCCCTGCGCATGTCACTGAGGAAGCGTTTTCCTCTAAAGTCTGTGCAACCCAACACTATTATTCCAGAGAATCCCACCTGTGAGTCACTACAGATCAACAAAAAACCCAGCACAGTGACCCAGATCAAACGCACTGCTAAGAACTCCATTGGCAATGCTTATCAG AAGTTTCAAAAGATCAACACTTCACGTGAGGAGTACCTGGTCAGAACTCCTGGCAAAACAGCAGAAAACAAATGTACTGCTTCAGCCACACGTACCCCCAAACGCCAGGTCATGACACCCAGGTGCACCCCAAGATCAGGCACCAAGCGCATGCCAAAAGCAGCAGCCACTCCTGAGTCCAGTGATGCAGCTGTGAGAGCAGTGAGAACGGGGGGCACTAGAAGGCAGCTGGTTCGCATGGCAGCACTAAGGAGTCCTTTTGCATCACCCAACACAATAAACCGTCGCAG gGAGTTGGATCAGGATCTGGATTGTGTATCAAAAGGCCTGATGAAATTAAAGCGCCTCTCTATGGCTTTTGATGATGTTATCGGGAGACAGGAACGgtga
- the si:ch211-122l24.6 gene encoding uncharacterized protein si:ch211-122l24.6 — translation MGLSLSYPRVTEQESYEDPDEESDQFDLARAIQTTNEKYTYTMVQQRIRSNQEIARMQNLFRNWNTTAQELQKTFLHWTSTDLLNLWHLFDWFDANKDRLLDFEEYNACIDHIMNSATPEERKAMFEVADVHKNNCLNFEDFLQLMQGKIHSPVPSCSNAGDQDLVNMVANMDTFQQMCYGVF, via the exons ATGGGGTTATCACTTTCTTACCCACGGGTCACAGAGCAGGAATCTTATGAAGATCCTGATGAAG AATCAGACCAATTTGATCTTGCCAGGGCAATCCAGACAACAAATGAGAAGTATACTTACACTATGGTCCAGCAAAGGATCCGTTCCAACCAGGAAATTGCCAGAATGCAGA ACCTATTTAGAAACTGGAATACCACAGCCCAAGAACTACAGAAGACATTCCTTCATTGGACCTCCACAGACCTGCTGAACTTATGGCATCTGTTTGATTGGTTTGATGCCAACAAGGACAgactgctggattttgaagagta CAATGCATGCATTGATCACATTATGAACAGTGCCACTCCTGAAGAGCGCAAGGCCATGTTCGAGGTGGCTGATGTACACAAGAACAACTGCCTCAACTTTGAGGACTTTCTACAG CTAATGCAGGGAAAAATACATTCACCTGTGCCTAGCTGTTCTAATGCGGGGGATCAAGATCTTGTCAACATGGTGGCCAATATGGACACATTCCAGCAGATGTGTTATGGTGTCTTCTGA
- the LOC134330347 gene encoding uncharacterized protein LOC134330347 isoform X1, translating into MSSSITSGVTELSSTVSGMWRSHSVLSESEGESSPENVQQFRKMRSSTSLNSLRMSLRKRFPLKSVQPNTIIPENPTCESLQINKKPSTVTQIKRTAKNSIGNAYQKFQKINTSREEYLVRTPGKTAENKCTASATRTPKRQVMTPRCTPRSGTKRMPKAAATPESSDAAVRAVRTGGTRRQLVRMAALRSPFASPNTINRRRELDQDLDCVSKGLMKLKRLSMAFDDVIGRQERSEAMERYKRVLAQSYSNQSNTTEKFNPSSVRQKSRRIRHRVASWTDGAV; encoded by the exons ATGTCATCATCTATAACAAGTGGTGTGACTGAGCTCAGCTCCACAGTGTCTGGGATGTGGCGTTCCCACAGTGTGCTTTCTGAATCGGAGGGCGAGAGTTCCCCAGAGAATGTGCAGCAGTTCCGCAAGATGCGCTCCTCCACCTCACTGAATTCCCTGCGCATGTCACTGAGGAAGCGTTTTCCTCTAAAGTCTGTGCAACCCAACACTATTATTCCAGAGAATCCCACCTGTGAGTCACTACAGATCAACAAAAAACCCAGCACAGTGACCCAGATCAAACGCACTGCTAAGAACTCCATTGGCAATGCTTATCAG AAGTTTCAAAAGATCAACACTTCACGTGAGGAGTACCTGGTCAGAACTCCTGGCAAAACAGCAGAAAACAAATGTACTGCTTCAGCCACACGTACCCCCAAACGCCAGGTCATGACACCCAGGTGCACCCCAAGATCAGGCACCAAGCGCATGCCAAAAGCAGCAGCCACTCCTGAGTCCAGTGATGCAGCTGTGAGAGCAGTGAGAACGGGGGGCACTAGAAGGCAGCTGGTTCGCATGGCAGCACTAAGGAGTCCTTTTGCATCACCCAACACAATAAACCGTCGCAG gGAGTTGGATCAGGATCTGGATTGTGTATCAAAAGGCCTGATGAAATTAAAGCGCCTCTCTATGGCTTTTGATGATGTTATCGGGAGACAGGAACG gaGTGAAGCTATGGAGCGCTACAAAAGAGTGTTGGCTCAGAGTTACTCCAACCAGAGCAACACCACGGAAAAATTCAATCCATCTTCTGTCCGCCAGAAGAGCCGACGAATCCGACACAGAGTGGCCAGCTGGACCGACGGTGCTGTGTGA
- the LOC134330347 gene encoding uncharacterized protein LOC134330347 isoform X2 — MSSSITSGVTELSSTVSGMWRSHSVLSESEGESSPENVQQFRKMRSSTSLNSLRMSLRKRFPLKSVQPNTIIPENPTCESLQINKKPSTVTQIKRTAKNSIGNAYQKFQKINTSREEYLVRTPGKTAENKCTASATRTPKRQVMTPRCTPRSGTKRMPKAAATPESSDAAVRAVRTGGTRRQLVRMAALRSPFASPNTINRRRELDQDLDCVSKGLMKLKRLSMAFDDVIGRQERFSIRGRNADVWGWWIERLFHRL; from the exons ATGTCATCATCTATAACAAGTGGTGTGACTGAGCTCAGCTCCACAGTGTCTGGGATGTGGCGTTCCCACAGTGTGCTTTCTGAATCGGAGGGCGAGAGTTCCCCAGAGAATGTGCAGCAGTTCCGCAAGATGCGCTCCTCCACCTCACTGAATTCCCTGCGCATGTCACTGAGGAAGCGTTTTCCTCTAAAGTCTGTGCAACCCAACACTATTATTCCAGAGAATCCCACCTGTGAGTCACTACAGATCAACAAAAAACCCAGCACAGTGACCCAGATCAAACGCACTGCTAAGAACTCCATTGGCAATGCTTATCAG AAGTTTCAAAAGATCAACACTTCACGTGAGGAGTACCTGGTCAGAACTCCTGGCAAAACAGCAGAAAACAAATGTACTGCTTCAGCCACACGTACCCCCAAACGCCAGGTCATGACACCCAGGTGCACCCCAAGATCAGGCACCAAGCGCATGCCAAAAGCAGCAGCCACTCCTGAGTCCAGTGATGCAGCTGTGAGAGCAGTGAGAACGGGGGGCACTAGAAGGCAGCTGGTTCGCATGGCAGCACTAAGGAGTCCTTTTGCATCACCCAACACAATAAACCGTCGCAG gGAGTTGGATCAGGATCTGGATTGTGTATCAAAAGGCCTGATGAAATTAAAGCGCCTCTCTATGGCTTTTGATGATGTTATCGGGAGACAGGAACG GTTCAGCATTAGAGGAAGAAATGCAGACGTTTGGGGATGGTGGATTGAGCGCCTCTTTCACAGATTATGA
- the LOC134330347 gene encoding uncharacterized protein LOC134330347 isoform X3 → MSSSITSGVTELSSTVSGMWRSHSVLSESEGESSPENVQQFRKMRSSTSLNSLRMSLRKRFPLKSVQPNTIIPENPTCESLQINKKPSTVTQIKRTAKNSIGNAYQKFQKINTSREEYLVRTPGKTAENKCTASATRTPKRQVMTPRCTPRSGTKRMPKAAATPESSDAAVRAVRTGGTRRQLVRMAALRSPFASPNTINRRRELDQDLDCVSKGLMKLKRLSMAFDDVIGRQERSKFRYSVLE, encoded by the exons ATGTCATCATCTATAACAAGTGGTGTGACTGAGCTCAGCTCCACAGTGTCTGGGATGTGGCGTTCCCACAGTGTGCTTTCTGAATCGGAGGGCGAGAGTTCCCCAGAGAATGTGCAGCAGTTCCGCAAGATGCGCTCCTCCACCTCACTGAATTCCCTGCGCATGTCACTGAGGAAGCGTTTTCCTCTAAAGTCTGTGCAACCCAACACTATTATTCCAGAGAATCCCACCTGTGAGTCACTACAGATCAACAAAAAACCCAGCACAGTGACCCAGATCAAACGCACTGCTAAGAACTCCATTGGCAATGCTTATCAG AAGTTTCAAAAGATCAACACTTCACGTGAGGAGTACCTGGTCAGAACTCCTGGCAAAACAGCAGAAAACAAATGTACTGCTTCAGCCACACGTACCCCCAAACGCCAGGTCATGACACCCAGGTGCACCCCAAGATCAGGCACCAAGCGCATGCCAAAAGCAGCAGCCACTCCTGAGTCCAGTGATGCAGCTGTGAGAGCAGTGAGAACGGGGGGCACTAGAAGGCAGCTGGTTCGCATGGCAGCACTAAGGAGTCCTTTTGCATCACCCAACACAATAAACCGTCGCAG gGAGTTGGATCAGGATCTGGATTGTGTATCAAAAGGCCTGATGAAATTAAAGCGCCTCTCTATGGCTTTTGATGATGTTATCGGGAGACAGGAACG CAGCAAATTCAGGTACTCTGTGTTGGAGTAA